The Prunus dulcis chromosome 5, ALMONDv2, whole genome shotgun sequence genomic sequence TCAGCAAAGCAAAGTGAAGTAAATAGTGATACACTAAATTGTCTGATGGGAAGCAAGAAGCTGATATCATACCAGGATGGGAGGGAGACTTTTCTACAACAGAAGGCAAATCATAGTTGAAACCCTTGATGGCAGGGTACATGGAGATTATCATGTTAAGGATAgtaccatcaccaccacccaCATCTACAAGTGTTTTTAGACCTACAAAACCCTTATAAGTCTCCAAAATCTTCTTCATAAAAATGGGGTTGAACTCTTTCATTGAGTCCTTGAACACTCCCCGAAATCTTTCATCCTTCCCAACGTACTCCACCACATTCATTCCATAGGCCTGGCTAAATGGAAGCCCTCCTTCCAAAACTGCATCTTTCAAATGGAACCTGCAGtgacattaatttcttaaagaaTTTACAATATATGAAGATGACAACActgatgagaaaaaaaaaaacacagagttTGACACATATACAAAAACGACTCCTTAAAagcacaaaaggaaaaaattgtACACGTCAAATTGTAAGGTATCCATATAACGTGACaagtatttttcaaaattcaaaagaaaaataccagCTATCTATGGTGACCTTGTCATTGCACAAATATAGTAAAGGTGCCAATGACACACCATCTTGGTTTTTGATGAAATATTTGGAGACAGGTGACAGCCCATAAAGCCTGAGAGCCTCCCCATCAGTTTGGTGTGAGGTGACAGAGCAAGCGAGAACAGAGTAAGCAGACAGAAGGCGAAGCATACGATCAAGAACCAAATCGGCACCTGGGTTGTTGTTAGAGGGAAGCTGAGATGCTATTTGGGTGGCTGAAAGCAGGGCTCCAGGGCCAGCTCTGTGCAGTATGTCAAACACTCCAAGCTCTATGGTTGCTTTGAGCACCATAGGCACAAGTGATGCGCTTGCTAATTGCATAGCATATTGAGAGTgaatttcctcttcttcattgGTGGCCATTTTTGTCACCTGTTTTTCCTTCATGTTGGTATGTTGGTTTGTAGGGTTTTGAACTTTTATATGTGCATGAGAGTTCAAAATGGTTTTCAACGTTTCGAActattctgaaattttttggttgctAGACGAAGAAATTGAGCTTCTATTTTGGAGGCTTGACTGCACCATTTTATTATATCCAAAGTCAGTTTGccttacattaaaaaaaaaaaaaaaaaaaaaaaagaggtttGCTTCTGGAAGCCCAAATAACATTAATTAAACTTTGCTACATTTAACAAATTTGTTTGAAACTTACCTGCTTTACATTTTTAACTGGGGCTGTGTTCGGTGTGGTAACCACACCACACCAAATGCTCATAACCAACAACTGGACGAAGACCATATTAGGAACTGCTACCAGATCAACCAAGGCCGGTTTGCCGATGGTTGGTTGTACCGATCAAGTCGTCGGAACGGTTTGCCGGATGTTATCTTTGATAATCCGCTGGTTTTGTCGGTCCAACCACACAGCCCTATTTTTTACCcccccaacaaaaaaaaaacctgttTTACCGACAAGATGCAACTTGGACCGATATATTCCAAAGTAAAATTATTTGCTCCTTTTAGGTAAATACAAACAAGAAcacaagaaacaagaaaaagttataaaattaaaaaaaaaaaaacaggaacAACAGAAAAGGCAAGGACGAGTTTCCATCATTCTTaagtaagaacaaaaacacTTTTCATATAAAACACACCATATTCTGCATCAGTacctaaataaaaatattctcCACTGTGCGAAGGGGAAAGACATAAAGGAGGAATATTTTACAGCCGTGGGGTTCACGTTTTAATAATCAGGTCACATTTGATTggggtaattttttttttttcttaactGATGTGACAAAAAGAGAATTTTAGAAATTCCAGAGATTGCAAAGGGCTTACCCAAATCAAGCTCCACCTAAGTCTCACTATTTCTGCATCTAAATGGTTGAAATTATGTCCCCTTCAACTATTGCATCTATAAACCTTTCTTCTTTCTACTATGCACACCAGTATTTTGTGCATGGTTAATGTTTTATGCATGCAAAGAAGTTATGAAAAAAAGGAGAGTTTATTATAGTTTAGTATCATGTGGTTGCACTCGTAAAACATGTTAGATGTCTTCTTGATTTTTGCAATTAGATATCCAGGTCTTTTAAGAGATGTTAGTCCTGGTCCCAagatattttctctttttaattttttcaaaatattgtattaatattttattacaacaaaacaaaaccaaaatgtgGGACTCATAAGTGCCACGTAAGCAATGAATGGAAGATCTAACAGAAAAATTGAGAGGACATGGACTAACAAGTCTTACCAGTGCAATCACATTGTACTAAACTCTcattaacccaaaaaagaaggcGAAATTTTATTGAGGGCATGTTGGGTAGTTGTACAAAGCTAGTGATAATAAAATTGCAGCATTCGCATACATGATCATCAATTGGGTTTGAACAAGTCTAAGCAGCACTCAGTTGCAAGTCCTCTGTTCCAGAATTTCTCAAAGTATTCAGCATATGTGAAGTTCCTGTACATGGCTGGTTGATCATGGCTGATCAGGTCCTTGGCTGGCCCAATCACTGCATCAGGTGATGGACAGTAGAAGGTTGGAATTGATATTCTCTCAGAGTTGCAGTTAACCACAGCTCTGTGCAGCACACTTTTGTACTTATCATTGCTAATTACCtgacaccaaaaaaaaaaaaagagaaaaaaaattaaaatcaatcaGAAGTTGCATTTTTTGGgtcttattaattattaataagGTAATAATTCCAAATATTTAGAgcatattaattaatttttaccTGCATCATATCGCCAATATTGACAATAAAAGTGTTGGGAATGGGGTTGACAGCAACCCACTTGCCATTTCTAAGGACCTGCAATCCAGgcacatcatcttggagaaggATGGTGATTAGGTTACAATCTGTATGTCCAGGCAATCCATATGTAAGCTCTGGTTCTGGACAGGGTGGATAGTAATTCAAAGCCATATGCTGGCCTTGCTTGCCTAATGCCTCAACAATATAGTTCTTTTCTAAGCCCAAGCTTTCTGATATGGCCCCAAGCAATCTCAGCACCAGCCCTCTCACACTTGTGCAATACTCACCCACTTGCTCCCTGTGGACAAACAAAGTGCCAGATCATCAGTTATGTGacccaaatttaattaattagaagTGAATGAGTTTGAGTATGTTggatacaagcgatattggggagagggaaatcAAACACATGACCTCGCATGCATGaataaatactcttaaccacttgagctacaagccccTTACGAGTATTAATTAGCATAAGATGGTGATCAATTGACAGAAAAGGCAAGAACCCTTTTTTCACCTGAATGATGGGGGATTGTTAGGCCATTCTTGGACATAGTCTTCAAGAGGGTAGCAATGGAGTCTCAGAAAGTCCCTCCAGTTGGAAAGCTTTTCAGTCCTGACATTGAAACTAGTGGAAAGCCTTGTGGTCTTCGAAGGGTCATCTGAGTACATCTTCAACCTCTCACTCTCTGGCAACTTGAAAAACTCTCTTGCTATACTTAACATGTCTTTGATCATTTCCTCTGGCACCCCATGATTTTTCACCTGACAAATATAAAAGGGTTGGTCCATAATTTTGTTTACTCATTCATTTATGTAAACATGCAGTATGTGTAAGAATTATCAATGAAATAATGGGATATATTAATATACCTGAAAGAAACCATCAGTTTGGCAAGCTAGGCCAATCTGTTTGATAATATTAGAGTGGTTGTGGCCATGGAGGTCCTTGAGATCAATGAGAGGAATGGAGGCATCTGATATCTGAACATCAGAGAGATTTGGCCGGTCAGAGATGGGCCTAACGTAGTTTGAGGGGACATGGTTCACACCAGACATGAGGTCTGTTAGCAGTAGCTTTGTTGCTGTGGCCATTTTGCTCAAGACCGAAGAGAAGTTGTGCAAAAACTAAACTGGTAGGTTTGGTGAATTGTGGTTTTGATCCCCATTTCCCTATTTATAACATTTGAAGAGACATTACTCtaagaagaaataatatatagtCAAGCTTCTCATAAAGTCATCAAACGGTAGCTTGGAAAACGTGTCCAAATTGTATGTAGAAAGTCATTTTTTTACTCATATTATGTAAGCTTCACTATCAGAAGTTAAATGTGTAGCTTCTGATATATACTTCAAATTGCTTTACATAAATAACTGAGTAAAAAATCAGATGGCCAGAAGAAACTTGTGTGTATAGCTAGAAGACGATGCAAGAAATGAAAGGTCCAATTTAATTACAATacacaaaaaccaaaacatgaACACagacaaaagagaaaaatggtGGTTTTAAAGCGATTCCACCGAGGAGCCCAAGCCCGGGGCTGGGAGGAGGCCACGCGAAAAATCCACTTCCAACGGGCCACTTTTGCCCGGACTGACTATGGGACCCACAAAGACGGGCTAGCCCGACCTGCAGCCAAAGGGGGAGGTTGACGTCAGGGCTGACGTCATCCGTGCACGTTTCCAATGGCTAGAAGACACGTGTCTTCGCCTGGACGCTCCAATCtgcttctcctcctccatcCAACGACTGGCCTTTTTTTGcctataaaattatgaaaaaaataccaaaaaattctgaattttttatttatttatttataaatacctatcaatacccttcactttcaacaccaatcttcatacattttcttctacttcaactattatttactatttactcaacattttattctctttcaaattgtatttttatttcttatatttatggcttcttctatcgaaaccggaaGGGCATGGAGCACAGATGTGGTTTGTTGCAAttgggcaaggcaaaaaatctttcaacaatcaagaatgttgggaggtggtgaaaaattacaaacgcttcaaaattattcccacgGGTCCCCCCCTTATGTTAAAGGAGACGCCACTCCATGATTCAACTGCATCGGATTCACCTTTCAATtcccctatgagtcaagactcactcATCGAAAAGGAGTCaaggcccattggccgaaatGCTGCGAAGGTGAAGAAAGTGAGTAATTCTAGCACTAATACATCAAACaatttggaggaaattgcaaggcagagcgccataagaattgaaattgaaaagaaacacCAAGAGAATGAGATGGCAATTCGAGCAGAATATGTACAAGAAAGAGAGTATTTGCGCAAACAACACATTgacaagacggatcgggaaaccatggccatggatacaagccatatgtcccctgaaacaaaacaattttggaagctataacgaagggatgttatgagaagaagacttttccgtaacgatggacctagcaacacggattggttaaatgatcaaaaccattaaattagttggcataccttttatttatttgtatttttcatgttttgtattaaagttgttgtaattcatgtattttattttagtagtagtaattcttgATGACTTGTATTggctttctttatttaataaacaaagcattcaataaaatacctttttattcaacatattccatacatcaaacaaaacataattaaaaggaaaaactacaaccaaagcataaaaaatatataaaaaaaattacaagcaaagcacaataataaaaacaaaccacaaccaaaccatgatataaaaaaaacaacataaccaaaccataactaaataaaacctAACCAAAGgatctatgctccatcattcaccgtcattgcctttcaccgcccatagatgctccatcaagtcaacttgtcgcctttcatgaatataagaagattgcatctctatatatcgatctatcatacGGGTCATGAAACGACCATCCCTAACCAACGGTTCCTGCTCCAATGGTTCTGCACTTGGCCCCATGAgcctttcataaattcgtgtcatggccgtgttcatgggatccggttcgtagacctttgcagcatcgtaatcatactcatcctccacaatcatattatggaggatgatgcaagttatcataatgcttctcagcatctcctcatcaaacatatgcaccgcacctcgaataatcaaccaccgagcttagaggatgccaaaacacctttcgacatcttcCCTGTATCCTTCTTGATATGAAGCAAATAATctttgcttatgggatcggggattcggaatggatttgacaaatgTGGTCCACCTCGAGTAGATGCtgtcagctagataatacccctTCTGGTAGACAGAATTTTTGATTTGATAAGTGATATTCGAGcattcacctctcaaaacattgttgaagaccggggattgacccagcacgttgaggtcattttgagATCcagcaactccgaagaaggcatgccaaacccaggTATCGAATCTAGTAACgacttcaaggatgatacttttttggccttttctatttttgtaaTCTC encodes the following:
- the LOC117628001 gene encoding caffeic acid 3-O-methyltransferase-like; translation: MKEKQVTKMATNEEEEIHSQYAMQLASASLVPMVLKATIELGVFDILHRAGPGALLSATQIASQLPSNNNPGADLVLDRMLRLLSAYSVLACSVTSHQTDGEALRLYGLSPVSKYFIKNQDGVSLAPLLYLCNDKVTIDSWFHLKDAVLEGGLPFSQAYGMNVVEYVGKDERFRGVFKDSMKEFNPIFMKKILETYKGFVGLKTLVDVGGGDGTILNMIISMYPAIKGFNYDLPSVVEKSPSHPGIEHIAGDMFVRIPKGDAIFMKWMLHGWDDKHCLMILKNCYEALPDHGKVILVDMVVPEAPETSLSARSLFQFDVYLMNTNAMGKERTEKELESLAKEAGFSNIRVACSAFTFSVVELFKNV
- the LOC117628002 gene encoding protein DMR6-LIKE OXYGENASE 2-like, encoding MATATKLLLTDLMSGVNHVPSNYVRPISDRPNLSDVQISDASIPLIDLKDLHGHNHSNIIKQIGLACQTDGFFQVKNHGVPEEMIKDMLSIAREFFKLPESERLKMYSDDPSKTTRLSTSFNVRTEKLSNWRDFLRLHCYPLEDYVQEWPNNPPSFREQVGEYCTSVRGLVLRLLGAISESLGLEKNYIVEALGKQGQHMALNYYPPCPEPELTYGLPGHTDCNLITILLQDDVPGLQVLRNGKWVAVNPIPNTFIVNIGDMMQVISNDKYKSVLHRAVVNCNSERISIPTFYCPSPDAVIGPAKDLISHDQPAMYRNFTYAEYFEKFWNRGLATECCLDLFKPN